cctcccccattTTCCAGAGCAGCCGTGCGCCTCCTCAGtgacgagaagaaaaaaacaccgtCAGACATGGGAACCTCTCTTGCCCAAAGACCGATGTAGATCTGTGACCTACGGCATGCCGTTTACCTCCACCAAAAGTGACAAAATCACACCGTGAaatccacttttttttttttcgacggCGCTAAGCTACCCCCAGAAGCCAGCCGACCCGACTGACAGACAACCACCAGCGAAACATGACCCCTCCTCTGCATCTTAGAAGTCACCTCCATTTCCAGTGCAATTCTTACCGTGCGAGAGAACGAAAGGAACTAGGACCACCATTTGCAAAAATGGATCGCCCAAAGCACGAACAGCTTCGACCCAGCTTGCGGGTGGGTTAGGATAGTTGCAATTCCTTCTTTTGGACTATCATCTAAAGCGCACTAAAACAAAGATTCGGGGGAAGTGAAAACCCACGTCGTGACAGGTCGTTATTAACCTTAACTCTACAACTGTCGTTGCCTTAACCAGTAGGGTTAGTCCTGTCTCCTTTTATGGTTGGCATTattcgcttcttcttttgttgggtagctaaatttaaaaaaaaatctccgGAGTTTAGCGCAGTTGGTTATTACAGTTTTCCTTTACACCCCGCTCCATTTAATTCGATTTCCTAGTGTCCGGGTGTCGCCTGCCGAACGTGCATCTGTCCCTagctctcccccccccctctcgcTGGAAACCTATGTTAGTCTCATCCCCTTATCCCCTCCCCCGAAATGTGTTTttattctctctttttccttccccctccgtaaTATTAATCAACAATACGAAGCAGGACGGTTTCGGCGGTAACATTCCCTTCAAAGCATTCGCAACAATAGAACTGCGGAACAAAGTGCAGCGGCACGAACACCCGAATGTGCTGCCGGATTGGACTCCGCTCTCATGACAGGTCTTCGCGCCGGTTCTGCAGAATAGTTGGATTTCAGTCGTACCTCCTCTTGTCCCCTTGAGGTGGATTCTTCGTTCACTCTCCTCGACAACTCCAAACTGTTCAGAATCTCCCCGATCAGTTCCTCGTGAAGCTGGTCATTAGTGAGTTCTGCCTCTTTGTGCCCTATGCATTTCGTCAATTCATCCGCGgtagtttttattttttccataaccgcattttttgcttcttcgaAACGCGCAAACAGGCGGATGACATCCCCAAATATACTCACTTTATTGGGATCTTCAGTCCACCGCACTGCACCGTAGGAAGTGACGTCACCGTACTCTCCCCCCTTTACATTTAGTTTGCCTTCCACACTTGATGCGAAATTCATCACTCCACCACCCCACGTGAAGCTGTGACTCAATGACCCACCTTTTAATAAACCGTCTGTTGCCGTCCTCATCAAGTTGCAACCCCTGTCTTCATTTCGTTCAATGATGCTCTCCGCACCCAAGCTACTGAAGGAAATGGATGATAGCGCTTCGTGGAGTTGCAAGTTTTTCTCTGCCGACTTCGTTACATGTGAATCCTCGATTTTGTAAAGGGTTTCAGGTC
This portion of the Trypanosoma brucei brucei TREU927 chromosome 7, complete sequence genome encodes:
- a CDS encoding expression site-associated gene (ESAG) protein, putative, translated to MRFWFVLLALLGKETRANYYERNALNATAANKVCELSTYLKGVAHRVNSGSAAVMKKLSDLKIKSAQLQLSVMRNSVPSSEKDCKDIRTLLKTVLKNEFTFQQELEEMRNASALAAAAAGLAAGRLEEWIFAFAQAARTTSQFCISVGGSRPAVHDKLQECFRGTIGPETLYKIEDSHVTKSAEKNLQLHEALSSISFSSLGAESIIERNEDRGCNLMRTATDGLLKGGSLSHSFTWGGGVMNFASSVEGKLNVKGGEYGDVTSYGAVRWTEDPNKVSIFGDVIRLFARFEEAKNAVMEKIKTTADELTKCIGHKEAELTNDQLHEELIGEILNSLELSRRVNEESTSRGQEEVRLKSNYSAEPARRPVMRAESNPAAHSGVRAAALCSAVLLLRML